A portion of the Leptospira kanakyensis genome contains these proteins:
- the hisS gene encoding histidine--tRNA ligase — MKEQKLTTENYKGTRDFYPEDMRLRNYLFSVMKDVARSYGYEEYDGPMVESLDLYRAKTGEEIVGKQIYNFIDKGDREVAIRPEMTPTVARMVAKKLRDLPRPIRWFSIPNLWRYEQPGHGRLREHWQLNVDMFGVTSQKAELEILSLACDILFAFGAKRNSFKVTISHRSLLDEFLLDGLKVSPNQAHEVSKILDKKNKITEDEYIALVSKTIPNDPTAVSKINLFLAATTDTLGQIPGIKDETRNTIQTLFEDLKTIGLEDIVYFDPSVVRGFDYYTGFIFEIFDTSPQNKRSLYGGGRYDNLIGLFSNEELSGIGFGLGDVTLQNFLTAHNLLPNFVNDSTVYIPLLDESSFAENHNFAKELRKEKIAVEVSLLSQKMGKQLSYAEKKGYRWILLRGEDEIKAGTVTLKDMATRNQWTSSFSEALQKIKEELSK, encoded by the coding sequence TTGAAAGAACAAAAACTAACGACAGAAAACTATAAAGGCACTCGGGATTTTTACCCTGAGGATATGCGCCTTCGAAACTACTTATTTTCGGTGATGAAAGATGTCGCCAGATCCTATGGATATGAAGAGTATGATGGCCCTATGGTGGAATCTTTGGATTTATACCGAGCTAAAACGGGCGAAGAAATTGTAGGGAAACAAATTTATAATTTTATCGATAAGGGAGATCGTGAGGTTGCGATCCGACCTGAGATGACACCAACTGTCGCTAGGATGGTAGCAAAAAAATTGCGCGACCTTCCTCGTCCCATTCGTTGGTTTTCCATTCCTAACCTTTGGCGATACGAACAACCGGGCCATGGTCGCCTTCGTGAACATTGGCAATTGAATGTGGACATGTTTGGTGTGACAAGCCAGAAGGCCGAATTAGAAATTTTATCTTTGGCTTGTGATATTCTTTTTGCATTTGGAGCCAAAAGGAATAGTTTTAAAGTTACAATTTCTCACAGATCACTTCTCGACGAATTTTTGTTAGATGGTCTAAAGGTAAGTCCAAACCAAGCGCATGAAGTTTCTAAAATTTTAGATAAAAAAAATAAAATTACGGAAGATGAGTATATTGCTCTTGTTTCAAAAACCATTCCTAATGATCCAACAGCAGTATCAAAGATAAACTTGTTTCTTGCTGCCACCACAGATACTCTCGGTCAAATTCCTGGAATCAAAGATGAAACTAGAAACACAATCCAAACATTGTTTGAGGATTTAAAAACCATTGGATTAGAGGATATTGTTTATTTTGACCCTTCAGTTGTAAGAGGTTTTGATTATTATACGGGTTTTATTTTTGAAATTTTTGACACTTCTCCACAAAATAAACGTTCGTTATATGGTGGTGGAAGGTATGATAATTTAATTGGTTTGTTTTCCAATGAAGAACTTTCTGGAATTGGGTTTGGTCTTGGGGATGTAACTCTTCAAAATTTTTTAACTGCACACAATTTATTACCAAATTTTGTGAATGATTCCACCGTTTACATTCCTCTTTTAGATGAGTCTTCCTTTGCAGAAAATCATAACTTTGCAAAGGAACTACGAAAAGAAAAGATTGCCGTAGAGGTTTCTTTACTTTCTCAAAAAATGGGGAAACAACTTTCTTATGCAGAGAAAAAAGGGTACCGCTGGATTTTACTTCGTGGTGAAGATGAAATCAAAGCAGGCACTGTGACATTAAAAGATATGGCAACTCGCAACCAATGGACTTCTTCTTTTTCGGAAGCACTTCAAAAGATAAAAGAAGAGCTTTCTAAATGA
- a CDS encoding phosphatase PAP2 family protein — MNFISAIDLKFSTWIQKNLHHPKLSWVLSRVNRGEMFALVLLPLMFLSNLYKPVYISLPFVLVFTYLTDRLVLVLKKYFARKRPLVSVMGKVDSNPDMKHSFPSAHSANSIVVSTILVFAFHETPYFFFFSLFAGVGRLVTLHHFVSDIVGGWIIGFGIGLIAVLIHYYLWPFVLTL; from the coding sequence ATGAATTTTATTTCTGCCATTGATTTAAAGTTTTCGACTTGGATCCAAAAAAATCTCCACCACCCAAAACTCAGTTGGGTTTTGTCTCGGGTCAATCGTGGAGAAATGTTTGCCCTTGTTTTGTTGCCACTTATGTTTTTAAGCAATCTTTACAAGCCGGTTTACATTAGTTTGCCCTTTGTTTTGGTTTTTACTTATCTAACAGATCGTTTAGTGTTGGTTTTGAAAAAATACTTCGCTAGGAAACGTCCCCTAGTCAGTGTTATGGGAAAAGTGGATTCCAATCCAGATATGAAACATTCTTTTCCTTCGGCTCATAGCGCAAATTCCATTGTTGTATCTACGATTTTAGTTTTTGCCTTTCATGAGACTCCGTATTTCTTTTTCTTCAGTTTGTTTGCTGGTGTGGGTAGACTTGTTACCTTACATCATTTTGTGAGTGATATTGTGGGAGGATGGATCATTGGTTTTGGAATTGGACTCATTGCAGTTTTAATTCATTATTATCTTTGGCCTTTTGTTTTAACGTTATGA
- a CDS encoding DUF1577 domain-containing protein, which yields MINRVKIHFDQEREYLPLEAVRVLPEFFKQMMGGNGLFLKGYDTLIRVKFKGERPDGAHIWELETIPELIETIFTIQATPQFHVEVDYELINQKDNLLLGKVIDRRQTYATRQDPRNEKVRGNAVASNFLVAKTNIDFSKLTGVSSQVILSDIQRNVLKNYPQSKVVFLSGSTHSDEIDLMKEHKKPIFILDTETFESFPSEDVFDPKKTFEDEFLLDDKIQEYKKKKIGSYIYFPLFIQMKDMHFFAYLSLETERPGIPGEVLELFKEVERTFQERIMDSNTHILDVKQNVLNVSRGGVALEVNDMEIIKALKVKPTFTLDINFKLQAPIRMAIELRHLEEVNDFYRLGGRITGVSGDKKAKEIYHSLIDFFG from the coding sequence ATGATCAATCGTGTAAAAATTCATTTCGACCAAGAACGAGAGTACCTTCCGTTGGAAGCAGTACGTGTTTTACCTGAGTTTTTCAAACAAATGATGGGTGGAAATGGATTGTTTCTAAAAGGTTATGATACTTTGATTCGCGTGAAATTCAAAGGAGAACGACCGGATGGGGCACATATTTGGGAATTAGAAACTATCCCTGAATTAATCGAAACAATTTTTACGATCCAGGCCACACCTCAGTTTCACGTCGAAGTGGATTATGAATTAATCAATCAAAAGGACAACCTCCTTCTCGGCAAAGTCATTGATAGAAGACAAACTTATGCAACTAGACAAGATCCCAGAAATGAAAAGGTTCGAGGGAATGCTGTTGCTTCTAATTTTTTAGTTGCAAAAACAAATATCGATTTTTCAAAACTAACAGGAGTTAGTTCCCAGGTAATTCTTTCTGATATCCAACGGAATGTTCTAAAAAATTATCCGCAGTCAAAAGTGGTATTTCTTTCTGGATCAACTCATAGTGATGAAATTGATCTAATGAAGGAACATAAAAAACCAATTTTTATTTTAGATACAGAAACATTTGAATCTTTTCCTTCTGAAGATGTGTTTGATCCTAAAAAAACATTCGAAGACGAGTTTTTGTTGGATGATAAAATCCAAGAATACAAAAAGAAAAAAATAGGTTCTTATATTTATTTTCCTTTATTCATTCAAATGAAAGACATGCATTTTTTTGCATATCTTTCGTTAGAAACAGAAAGGCCAGGGATTCCTGGTGAAGTTTTGGAACTGTTTAAAGAGGTTGAACGTACGTTTCAAGAAAGAATTATGGACTCAAACACCCATATTCTTGATGTCAAACAAAACGTACTCAACGTTTCCAGGGGTGGAGTTGCCTTGGAAGTTAACGATATGGAAATTATCAAAGCACTGAAAGTGAAACCAACATTTACCCTGGATATCAATTTCAAATTGCAGGCACCGATTCGGATGGCGATAGAATTACGACATTTGGAAGAGGTGAATGATTTTTATCGATTGGGTGGAAGGATCACGGGTGTCAGCGGAGATAAAAAAGCCAAAGAGATTTACCACAGTCTCATCGACTTTTTTGGCTGA